A section of the Oryzias latipes chromosome 8, ASM223467v1 genome encodes:
- the LOC101166876 gene encoding tripartite motif-containing protein 35, which produces MALRPRASSQPGKLSLLQVPKAIPSLRPRAVSSRSGSMLEEELSCPVCCEIFKEPVVLKCSHSFCRACLQEFWNKKKARRECPICRRKCSLTEPTVSLALKNVADTFLREQERRTATSRDGTGAEGKGLEVKCASHGEAVKLFCMDDFEVLCFVCHTSKKHQGHRVCPVEEGAQDLRVGLKEELTPLKKHLRRLYEAKQECDDTTVHIKNQTQATEKQIRAEFEQLRQFLQREEEARLAALQQEDEEKRELVRKKSESITRDILTFSHAVIALENEIASDDVLFLQSYSSTKKRLELPQRDPEKLSGVLINVAKHVSSLKYYVWEKMVDLVHYTPITLDPNTAYPWLSLSSDLTMVANTGFLQQLPDNPERFGHFVFVLGSEGFVSGCHAWEVEVGDKIDWMLGVVKESIDRKGRISGCPEGGFWMISHYEGEYLAMTRPSTPLCLEGQLTRVRVQMDYDAGKVAFTDPVSMKPIYTFTDFFTEKMYPFFCPGSNIKGSNPKPLKICPVKVAVWNSAAW; this is translated from the exons ATGGCGCTGCGCCCCCGAGCTTCCTCCCAACCTGGAAAACTTTCCCTCCTCCAGGTTCCCAAGGCCATCCCATCTCTTCGACCGCGGGCCGTCTCTTCGCGGTCGGGTTCCATGCTGGAAGAGGAGCTGTCTTGTCCCGTCTGTTGTGAGATCTTCAAAGAACCCGTGGTCCTCAAGTGCAGTCACAGCTTCTGCCGGGCCTGCCTGCAGGAGTTCTGGAACAAGAAGAAGGCCCGGCGCGAATGTCCCATCTGCAGGAGGAAGTGCTCTCTGACGGAGCCGACCGTCAGTCTGGCCCTGAAGAATGTGGCGGACACCTTTCTGAGGGAGCAGGAGCGGAGGACAGCCACGTCTAGAGACGGCACAGGAGCGGAGGGGAAGGGGCTGGAGGTGAAGTGCGCCTCTCATGGGGAGGCTGTCAAACTTTTCTGCATGGATGACTTTGAAGTCCTGTGCTTTGTGTGTCACACTTCCAAGAAGCACCAGGGGCACCGAGTTTGTCCCGTGGAGGAGGGAGCCCAGGATCTCAGG gtAGGGTTAAAAGAAGAGCTGACCCCCCTAAAGAAACATCTGCGACGCCTGTATGAAGCCAAGCAGGAGTGTGATGACACAACTGTGCACATCAAG AACCAGACTCAGGCCACGGAAAAGCAGATCCGAGCGGAGTTTGAGCAGCTTCGGCAGTTCCTCCAGCGTGAGGAGGAGGCGCGGTTAGCTGCTCTGCaacaggaggatgaggagaagaGAGAGCTGGTGAGGAAGAAGTCTGAGAGCATCACCAGAGATATCCTGACATTTTCTCACGCCGTCATCGCCCTAGAGAACGAGATCGCATCGGATGATGTGCTCTTCTTGCAG AGTTACTCCAGCACAAAGAAAAG ATTAGAGCTCCCACAGAGAGATCCAGAGAAGCTGTCAGGTGTTCTTATAAATGTGGCCAAGCACGTCAGTTCCCTTAAGTACTATGTTTGGGAGAAGATGGTGGATCTTGTTCACTACa CCCCCATCACCCTGGACCCCAACACCGCGTACCCCTGGCTGTCCCTCTCCTCAGACCTGACCATGGTGGCCAACACTGGCTTCCTCCAGCAGCTCCCAGACAACCCCGAGCGCTTTGGCCACTTTGTCTTCGTGCTGGGATCAGAGGGTTTTGTGTCCGGCTGCCACGCCTGGGAGGTGGAGGTTGGCGACAAGATAGACTGGATGCTGGGGGTGGTCAAGGAGTCCATCGACAGAAAGGGTCGCATCTCTGGCTGCCCCGAGGGCGGCTTCTGGATGATCTCGCACTACGAGGGCGAGTACTTGGCCATGACGAGGCCAAGCACGCCACTGTGCTTAGAGGGGCAGCTGACTCGAGTCAGGGTGCAGATGGACTATGACGCGGGCAAGGTGGCTTTCACTGATCCTGTGAGCATGAAACCCATCTACACTTTCACTGACTTCTTCACTGAAAAGATGTACCCCTTTTTCTGCCCCGGATCTAACATCAAGGGCAGCAACCCCAAACCTCTGAAAATCTGTCCCGTTAAGGTGGCTGTGTGGAACAGTGCAGCATGGTAA
- the LOC101163009 gene encoding PDZ domain-containing protein GIPC1 codes for MPLGLGRRKKASPLVENEEGEPIRAGLNVAGMDGLDGGVVGLGEGAASEGLPPPLNSMRPRLIFHTQLAHGSPTGRIEGFSNVRELYAKIGEAFGIPASEVMFCTLNTHKVDMDKLLGGQIGLEDFIFAHVKGQKKEIEVFKGEDALGLTITDNGAGYAFIKRIREGSIIHQIQVINVGDMIESINGHRLIGCRHYEVAKMLKELPRGKMFTIKLVEPLKAFDMISQRSGGSRSASGVQLGTGRGTLRLRSKGPATVEELPSAFEEKAIEKVDDLLESYMGIRDSELAATMVELGKDKKNPDEFAEALDETLGDFAFPDEFVFDVWGAIGDAKVGRV; via the exons ATGCCTCTGGGATTGGGAAGAAGGAAGAAGGCATCCCCGCTGGTGGAGAATGAGGAAGGGGAGCCCATCCGCGCCGGCCTCAATGTGGCAGGGATGGATGGGCTGGATGGAGGTGTGGTTGGACTTGGAGAAGGTGCTGCCTCTGAGGGTCTTCCTCCTCCGCTGAACAGCATGAGACCACGGCTCATCTTCCACACGCAGCTCGCTCACGGAAGCCCCACAGGCCGCATCGAGGGCTTCAGCAATGTCCGGGAGCTTTACGCTAAGATAGGAGAGGCCTTTGGGATACCTGCATCTGAG GTTATGTTTtgcacactgaacacacacaaggTGGATATGGATAAGCTGCTGGGAGGTCAGATCGGGCTGGAGGACTTCATTTTTGCTCACGTTAAAGGACAAAAGAAGGAAATCGAAGTGTTTAAAGGAGAAGACGCTCTGGGTCTGACAATCACTGATAACGGAGCAGGCTATGCTTTTATCAAG AGAATCCGTGAGGGGAGCATCATCCACCAAATCCAGGTCATCAACGTCGGGGACATGATTGAGTCCATCAACGGCCATCGCCTCATTGGCTGTCGACACTACGAAGTTGCCAAAATGTTGAAGGAGCTTCCGAGGGGGAAGATGTTCACCATCAAGCTGGTGGAACCTCTCAAAGCTTTTG ATATGATCAGCCAGAGGTCTGGAGGCTCCAGATCAGCATCAGGGGTTCAGCTTGGGACGGGCAGAGGAACCCTTCGGCTGCGCTCCAAAGGTCCCGCTACAGTGGAGGAGCTG CCTTCTGCGTTTGAAGAAAAGGCCATCGAGAAAGTGGACGACCTGCTGGAGAGTTACATGGGCATCAGGGACAGCGAGTTGG CTGCCACCATGGTGGAGCTGGGAAAAGACAAGAAGAACCCAGACGAGTTCGCCGAAGCTCTGGATGAAACTTTGGGAGATTTCGCCTTCCCGGATGAATTTGTGTTTGACGTGTGGGGCGCCATCGGAGACGCCAAGGTCGGACGGGTGTAA
- the LOC101163253 gene encoding dnaJ homolog subfamily B member 1-like — protein sequence MGKDYYNVLGIAKDVSEDEIKKAYRKQALRFHPDKNKSPGAEDKFKEIAEAYDVLSDAKKREIYDRYGEEGLKGPDNAAGHSGPNFSYTFNGDPHAIFAEFFGGRSPFEHFFSQNGEEDMDINDPFSAFGVGGIGGFHRSYKFPQGNLHTQGKKKDPPVLHELNLSLEEVFSGCTKKMKISRKRLSPDGCTMRTEDKILTVDIKRGWKEGTKITFPREGDQTPTNIPADVVFVVKDKPHPVFKREGSDIVYPAKITLKEALCGCTIKAPTLDGRTITVTSKDVVKPGMKKRIVGEGLPLSKCPTKRGDMILDFSVRFPDKLGQSTRDALEQILPV from the exons ATGGGCAAAGACTACTATAATGTGCTAGGGATAGCTAAAGATGTGTCCGAAGACGAGATAAAGAAGGCGTACAGAAAGCAGGCTCTGCGCTTCCATCCGGACAAGAACAAATCCCCCGGAGCTGAAGACAAATTCAAAGAGATCGCTGAAGCTTACGACGTCCTCAGTGATGCGAAGAAAAGGGAGATCTACGACCGCTACGGAGAAGAAG GACTGAAGGGCCCGGACAATGCTGCAGGACACAGCGGACCAAATTTCAGCTACACCTTCAATGGAGACCCCCACGCCATTTTTGCAGAGTTCTTCGGAGGTCGGAGTCCGTTCGAGCACTTCTTCTCCCAAAATGGAGAGGAGGACATGGACATCAACGATCCCTTTTCTGCGTTCGGCGTTGGGGGGATCGGCGGCTTTCACAGATCCTATAAATTCCCCCAAGGGAACCTTCACACACAGGGAAAGAAGAAGGACCCGCCGGTGCTCCATGAGCTGAACCTGAGCCTCGAGGAGGTTTTCTCGGGCTGCACCAAGAAGATGAAGATTTCTCGGAAGAGACTGAGTCCCGACGGCTGCACCATGCGCACCGAAGACAAGATTTTAACGGTGGATATAAAGCGTGGCTGGAAGGAAGGCACCAAAATAACGTTTCCCAGGGAAGGCGATCAAACTCCCACCAACATTCCTGCAGATGTGGTGTTTGTGGTCAAAGACAAGCCTCATCCTGTGTTCAAAAGAGAAGGCTCGGATATAGTTTATCCTGCAAAAATAACCCTCAAAGAG GCGTTATGTGGCTGCACGATCAAAGCCCCTACTCTGGATGGAAGGACCATCACCGTAACCTCCAAAGACGTCGTCAAACCTGGAATGAAGAAGCGAATTGTCGGAGAAGGGCTTCCACTGTCCAAGTGTCCGACCAAGAGAGGGGACATGATCCTGGACTTCAGTGTTAGGTTTCCAGATAAACTGGGCCAGAGCACGCGTGACGCGCTGGAACAGATTCTCCCAGTGTGA
- the LOC101163495 gene encoding very-long-chain enoyl-CoA reductase, with the protein MDILALEAKNANVADAEKKPTPKPKAKQPKKAKRIVYFEVEILDLKTKEKLLLLDKVEPTATVLDIKALFHKSYPKWYPARQSLRLDPKTKSLRDEEVLQTLPVGTTASFYFSDLGPQLTWGTVFLAESVGPLVLYLMFYFRLPFIYSPKYDFTSSKHWVVHLACMCHSFHYIKRILETLFVHRISHGTMPLRNIFKNCGYYWCSAAWMAYYINHPLYTTPLYGQQQVNAGLYIFLFCQVGNFSIHVVLRNLKQPGSKVKKIPYPTRNPFTWIFWLVSCPNYTYELGSWIGFTVMTQCVPVALFTLVAFIQMTVWAKGKHRSYLKEFRDYPTLRSSILPFIV; encoded by the exons ATGGATATACTGGCCTTAGAGGCAAAGAATGCAAATGTAGCCGATGCCGAGAAGAAGCCTACACCAAAGCCAAAAGCAAAACAGCCCAAAAAGGCTAAGAGGATTGTTTATTTCGAGGTGGAAATTTTGGACCTGAAGACTAAAgagaaactgctgctgctggacaAG GTGGAGCCAACTGCAACTGTGTTGGATATTAAAgctttgtttcacaaatcat ATCCAAAGTGGTATCCCGCCAGGCAGTCTCTACGTTTGGATCCAA AGACCAAGAGTCTCAGGGATGAGGAAGTCCTCCAAACACTTCCTGTGGGAACCACTGCCAGCTTTTATTTCAGTGACCTCGGACCCCAGCTCACATGGGGAACG gtTTTCCTCGCCGAAAGTGTTGGTCCACTAGTCCTCTACTTAATGTTTTACTTCCGCCTTCCCTTCATATACTCTCCAAAATACGACTTCACCAGCAGCAAGCACTGGGTGGTGCA CTTGGCCTGCATGTGTCACTCCTTCCACTACATCAAAAGGATTCTGGAAACTCTGTTTGTCCACCGTATATCCCACGGGACCATGCCcctcagaaacatttttaag AACTGCGGCTATTACTGGTGCTCTGCAGCTTGGATGGCGTATTACATCAACCATCCGCTTTACACCACTCCCT TATACGgacagcagcaggtgaacgcagGTCTTTACATTTTCTTG TTTTGTCAAGTGGGGAATTTTTCTATCCATGTTGTGCTGCGTAACCTGAAACAACCAG gttcaAAGGTCAAAAAGATTCCTTATCCAACAAGAAATCCCTTCACCTGGATTTTTTGGCTGGTTTCATGTCCCAATTACACATATGAA CTAGGCTCCTGGATTGGCTTCACAGTGATGACCCAGTGTGTGCCTGTGGCTCTTTTCACCCTCGTGGCCTTCATCCAAATGACTGTGTGGGCTAAAGGGAAGCACCGCAGCTACTTGAAGGAGTTCAGAGATTATCCCACACTCCGCTCCTCCATACTGCCCTTCATCGTATAG